One genomic region from Cyanobium usitatum str. Tous encodes:
- a CDS encoding tRNA nucleotidyltransferase/poly(A) polymerase family protein produces MTAHRPAGEVAEELWRRLLAKPWPLPREALPPGTALVGGAVRDGLLGRLQRQPDLDVVVPGDALALARQLARAHGGTCVVLDAERSIARLVLGGWSLDLARQEGESLAADLGRRDYTINAIALPLPAAGAAAAALVDPTGGLSHLGSRQLVAVSEANLLADPLRLLRGIRLACCLNFELEPTSRRWIESHASQLAQVAGERVLAELEKLASAACGEAGLALALECGLLRSWGADAATPRSATALSALGLDQAKAQGLQAEEISWALPLARLTALLPPEALAGLRSSRRLQQRCRALRHWRQELGSVGGWDGLPEAGRLALCSELEADLPALLLLLPHPAEGLLERWRLPSDPLFHPAPPLDGLSLQQELAIPPGRLLGRLLSHLTLERAFGRLAAGPEAHAEARAEVLAAAQSWWERHEREAGADPRRD; encoded by the coding sequence GTGACGGCTCACCGCCCCGCTGGCGAGGTGGCAGAGGAGCTGTGGCGGCGCCTACTGGCCAAGCCCTGGCCCCTTCCCCGAGAAGCCCTGCCACCTGGCACGGCCCTGGTGGGCGGCGCCGTTCGCGATGGTCTGCTGGGGCGCCTGCAGCGCCAGCCGGACCTGGACGTAGTGGTGCCTGGAGATGCCCTAGCCCTGGCCCGCCAGCTGGCCAGGGCCCATGGCGGCACCTGCGTGGTGCTGGATGCGGAGCGCAGCATCGCCCGGCTGGTGCTGGGGGGCTGGAGCCTCGACCTGGCCCGCCAGGAAGGCGAAAGCCTGGCAGCAGACCTGGGGCGCCGGGACTACACAATCAACGCCATCGCCCTGCCCCTGCCCGCCGCCGGCGCCGCCGCGGCAGCCCTGGTGGACCCCACCGGCGGTCTCAGCCACCTGGGCAGCCGCCAGCTGGTGGCGGTGAGCGAAGCAAACCTGCTCGCCGACCCCCTGCGCCTGCTGCGAGGCATCCGCCTGGCCTGCTGCCTGAACTTTGAACTAGAGCCCACCAGCCGCCGCTGGATCGAATCCCATGCCAGCCAGCTGGCCCAGGTAGCCGGCGAACGGGTGCTGGCGGAGCTGGAGAAATTGGCCAGCGCTGCCTGCGGAGAAGCGGGCCTGGCCCTGGCCCTGGAATGCGGCCTTCTACGCAGTTGGGGCGCCGATGCCGCCACCCCCAGGAGTGCAACCGCCCTGAGCGCCCTGGGCCTAGATCAAGCCAAGGCACAGGGCCTGCAAGCCGAAGAAATCTCCTGGGCCCTACCTCTTGCGCGCCTAACCGCCCTGCTGCCCCCCGAAGCCCTGGCCGGCCTGCGCAGCAGCCGGCGCCTGCAACAACGCTGCCGGGCCCTGCGCCACTGGCGCCAGGAGCTGGGCTCAGTGGGTGGCTGGGATGGGCTGCCGGAGGCTGGACGCCTGGCCCTGTGCAGCGAATTGGAGGCAGATCTGCCCGCCCTGCTGCTGCTGCTACCCCATCCAGCAGAGGGCCTGCTGGAGCGCTGGCGCCTGCCAAGCGACCCCCTGTTCCATCCAGCGCCGCCCCTAGATGGCCTCAGCCTGCAGCAGGAGCTGGCGATTCCCCCAGGGCGCCTGCTGGGGCGGCTGCTCTCACACCTCACGCTCGAGCGCGCCTTCGGGCGCCTGGCTGCAGGGCCTGAGGCCCATGCTGAAGCCCGCGCAGAAGTGCTGGCTGCGGCACAAAGCTGGTGGGAGCGCCACGAACGGGAGGCAGGCGCGGACCCTCGGCGTGATTAA
- a CDS encoding phytoene synthase, with protein sequence MSSLPNLEEAYEACRQETAEWAKTFYLGTLLMPPAKRRAIWAIYVWCRRTDELMDSAEAQARPVAELADRLDAWEARTRALFAGEICDGLDLVMRDTMERYPQPLQAYLDMIEGQRMDLRLHRYPTFEDLELYCYRVAGTVGLMTQEVMGLDPAYTSAPWSDRPDTSHAAVALGIANQLTNILRDVGEDRSRGRIYLPQEDLERFDYSEAELLAGTVNDNWRALMRFQLERARMWFARSEAGVRWLAPDARWPVWASLRLYRGILDVIEEHHYDVFNKRAFVPRVGKLFDLPFSYLVAQVR encoded by the coding sequence GTGTCCTCGCTCCCAAATTTGGAGGAGGCCTATGAGGCCTGCCGGCAGGAGACGGCCGAGTGGGCTAAGACCTTTTATCTAGGCACCTTGTTGATGCCGCCGGCTAAGCGCCGGGCGATTTGGGCAATTTATGTGTGGTGCCGCCGCACAGATGAGCTGATGGATAGTGCGGAGGCCCAGGCCCGTCCTGTGGCTGAGCTGGCAGATCGCCTAGATGCCTGGGAGGCGCGCACTAGGGCCCTGTTTGCTGGCGAGATTTGTGATGGTCTCGACCTAGTTATGCGGGACACGATGGAGCGTTACCCCCAGCCCCTGCAGGCTTACTTAGACATGATCGAGGGCCAGAGGATGGATCTGCGCCTGCACCGTTACCCCACTTTCGAAGATCTAGAGCTCTACTGCTATCGGGTGGCAGGCACCGTTGGCCTGATGACTCAGGAGGTGATGGGACTAGATCCTGCCTATACAAGCGCCCCTTGGAGTGATCGGCCCGATACCTCCCACGCAGCTGTAGCCCTCGGCATCGCTAACCAGCTCACCAATATTCTTCGCGATGTGGGCGAAGATCGATCTAGAGGGCGCATTTACCTTCCCCAGGAAGATCTGGAGCGTTTTGACTATAGCGAAGCCGAATTGCTCGCGGGCACGGTGAATGATAATTGGCGTGCGCTGATGCGATTCCAGCTAGAGAGAGCCCGAATGTGGTTTGCCCGCTCAGAGGCAGGAGTGCGCTGGCTTGCGCCCGACGCTCGCTGGCCCGTATGGGCATCGTTGCGGCTTTATAGGGGCATTCTTGATGTAATTGAGGAGCACCACTACGACGTTTTTAATAAGCGAGCCTTTGTGCCTAGGGTTGGCAAGCTATTTGATCTACCTTTTTCCTATTTGGTCGCTCAGGTGCGCTGA
- the pds gene encoding 15-cis-phytoene desaturase has product MRVVIAGAGLAGLSCAKYLCDAGHTPVVVEARDVLGGKVAAWQDEDGDWYETGLHIFFGAYRNMRQLFKELDIEDRLQWKSHSMIFNQMETPGTYSRFDFPDIPAPFNGLAAILSNNDLLTWPEKIAFGMGLVPAILRGQQYVEECDKYSWTEWLRLHNIPERVNDEVFIAMAKALNFIDPDEISSTVVLTALNRFLQEGDGSKMAFLDGNPPQRLCQPIVDYVEARGGEVHLNSPLRQIELNADGTVKAFQIGGIKGQEPRTLTADAYVSAMPVDPFKLLLPEAWKEIPYFKKLDGLNGVPVINIHLWFDRKLTDIDHLLFSRSPLLSVYADMSNTCKEYEDPERSMLELVFAPAKDWIGRSDEDIVAATLEELKRLFPMHFTGNDQATLRKSIVVKTPLSVYKTVPGCQQLRPDQASPIPNFFLAGCYTMQRYLASMEGAVLSGKQCAQAIGAAV; this is encoded by the coding sequence ATGCGCGTCGTCATTGCCGGAGCAGGGCTCGCCGGGCTGTCGTGCGCCAAGTACCTCTGTGATGCTGGCCATACGCCGGTGGTGGTGGAAGCCCGCGACGTGCTGGGCGGCAAGGTGGCGGCCTGGCAGGACGAAGACGGCGACTGGTATGAGACCGGCTTGCACATCTTTTTCGGCGCTTACCGCAACATGCGCCAACTGTTTAAGGAGCTGGATATCGAAGACCGTCTGCAGTGGAAAAGCCACTCGATGATCTTCAACCAAATGGAGACGCCAGGCACCTACAGCCGCTTTGACTTCCCCGACATCCCCGCCCCCTTCAATGGTTTGGCGGCCATCCTCAGCAACAACGACCTGCTCACCTGGCCCGAGAAGATTGCCTTTGGCATGGGCTTGGTGCCGGCAATTCTGCGCGGCCAGCAGTATGTAGAAGAATGCGATAAGTATTCCTGGACTGAGTGGTTGAGGCTGCACAACATTCCCGAGCGGGTCAACGACGAGGTATTCATCGCCATGGCCAAGGCGCTGAACTTCATTGATCCCGATGAAATCTCCAGCACGGTGGTGCTCACCGCCCTAAATCGCTTCCTGCAGGAGGGTGATGGCTCCAAGATGGCCTTCCTTGATGGCAACCCACCGCAGCGGTTGTGCCAGCCGATCGTCGATTACGTCGAGGCCCGTGGCGGGGAAGTTCACCTGAATTCCCCGTTGCGCCAGATCGAGCTCAATGCCGATGGCACGGTGAAGGCTTTCCAGATTGGGGGCATCAAGGGCCAGGAGCCCCGCACGCTTACGGCCGATGCCTACGTGAGCGCCATGCCGGTAGATCCCTTCAAGCTGCTGCTGCCTGAGGCTTGGAAGGAGATTCCCTATTTCAAGAAGCTCGACGGCCTCAATGGTGTGCCGGTGATCAATATTCACCTCTGGTTTGATCGCAAGCTCACCGATATCGACCACCTGCTGTTCAGCCGCAGCCCGCTGCTGAGCGTCTATGCAGACATGAGTAATACTTGCAAGGAATACGAGGATCCGGAGCGCTCCATGCTGGAACTGGTGTTTGCCCCAGCCAAAGACTGGATTGGTCGCTCTGACGAGGACATCGTGGCGGCCACGTTGGAGGAGCTCAAGCGCCTATTCCCGATGCACTTCACCGGCAACGACCAGGCCACGCTGCGCAAGTCGATCGTGGTCAAAACACCGCTGTCGGTTTACAAAACCGTGCCTGGCTGCCAGCAACTGCGGCCCGATCAGGCCTCACCGATCCCCAACTTCTTCCTGGCCGGCTGCTACACCATGCAGCGCTACCTGGCCTCAATGGAGGGGGCGGTGCTTAGCGGCAAGCAGTGCGCCCAGGCGATTGGAGCGGCGGTCTAG
- a CDS encoding NAD(P)H-quinone oxidoreductase subunit M, whose product MADSLPAESRPAETLLKSTTRHVRLFTARVEDGNLLADPSQLTMDVDPDNEFLWDAPVLAKVQDHFRELVAAQAGADLTEYNLRQIGSQLEGLIRQLLQAGELRYNPDARVLNYSMGLPRSTESL is encoded by the coding sequence ATGGCCGACTCACTCCCTGCCGAATCCCGCCCTGCAGAGACCTTGCTGAAGTCCACCACCCGCCACGTGCGGCTGTTCACCGCCCGAGTGGAAGACGGCAACCTGCTGGCTGATCCCAGCCAGCTCACCATGGATGTGGATCCCGACAACGAGTTTCTCTGGGACGCCCCGGTGCTGGCCAAGGTGCAAGACCACTTCCGCGAGCTGGTGGCCGCCCAAGCCGGCGCAGACCTCACCGAATACAACCTGCGCCAGATCGGTTCGCAGCTAGAAGGGCTAATTCGCCAGCTGCTCCAGGCCGGCGAGCTTCGCTACAACCCGGATGCCCGAGTGCTCAACTACTCCATGGGCCTGCCCCGCAGCACTGAAAGCCTGTGA
- a CDS encoding NnrU family protein gives MLALLLAFAVVHSGGASLRVWGAAKIGERAWRLLFAAVSIPSAVVVIGYFLAHRYDGVRLWNLQDQPWIVPVVWAGTAISFLFLYPATYNLLEIPAVLKPQVRLYATGIIRISRHPQAVGQVLWCATHLLWIGSSFMVATCAGLIAHHLFAIWNGDRRLAKRFGSAFEELRASTSILPFRAILTGHQQLVASEFLRPAQLGIAIAVGVFWWAHRFIGLGATSFARTGLAHLLG, from the coding sequence ATGCTCGCCCTGTTGCTGGCTTTCGCCGTAGTTCACAGCGGCGGAGCCTCCTTGCGGGTGTGGGGCGCAGCAAAAATTGGTGAGCGGGCCTGGCGGCTGCTTTTTGCCGCGGTGAGTATCCCCTCAGCCGTGGTGGTGATCGGCTACTTCCTCGCCCATCGCTACGACGGGGTGCGCCTCTGGAATCTCCAGGACCAGCCCTGGATCGTGCCCGTGGTGTGGGCCGGCACCGCGATCAGCTTTTTGTTTCTTTATCCAGCCACCTACAACCTGCTGGAAATCCCGGCAGTGCTCAAGCCCCAGGTGCGGCTTTATGCCACCGGCATCATCCGCATCAGCCGCCATCCCCAGGCGGTGGGCCAGGTCCTCTGGTGCGCCACCCACCTGCTCTGGATCGGCAGCAGCTTCATGGTGGCCACCTGCGCCGGCCTGATCGCCCACCATCTCTTCGCCATCTGGAATGGCGACCGGCGCCTAGCCAAGCGCTTCGGTAGCGCCTTTGAGGAGCTGAGGGCTAGCACCTCGATCCTTCCCTTTAGGGCGATATTGACCGGCCACCAGCAGTTGGTGGCCAGCGAATTTCTAAGGCCAGCCCAGCTGGGCATTGCCATTGCCGTAGGGGTGTTTTGGTGGGCCCATCGCTTCATCGGCCTCGGCGCTACGAGCTTCGCTCGCACAGGCTTGGCCCACCTGCTGGGCTGA
- a CDS encoding NAD(P)H-quinone oxidoreductase subunit 5, producing the protein MPSAAELAWLIPVLPLVGACITGLGLISFNRTVNRLRKPVAWLLISCVGAAAVLSYAVLAQQLAGAPPTEVLFNWASAGTFNLQMGFRVDALGAVMLSLVTTIAVLVMVYSDGYMAHDKGYVRFFTYLALFSSSMLGLVISPNLLEIYVFWELVGMCSYLLVGFWYDRDGAANAAQKAFVVNRVGDFGLLLGILGLFWATGSFGFEEIGSRLQEAVAGGSVSNAAAILLCLLVFMGPMAKSAQFPLHVWLPDAMEGPTPISALIHAATMVAAGVFLVARLQPVYEPFPAVQATIAVVGTITLVLGASIALTQMDLKKGLAYSTVSQLGYMMLAMGCGAPVAGMFHLVTHAFFKAMLFLGSGSVIHAMEEVVGHEPVLAQDMRLMGGLRKYMPITSSTFLIGCVAIAGIPPLAGFWSKDEILGVAFGSFPVLWVAGFITAGMTAFYMFRLYFLTFEGEFRGNDQAMRAQLLAEAGKTTDDQGDSHGDDHGHASHPHESGWQMAMPLAVLAVPSVLVGLLGTPWNSRFGNLLDPKEAAEVAEHFSWSEFLPLAGASVGISIAGITVAVLAYALHKIDLGKAVAARFPALNAFLANKWYLDAINDKLFVQGSRKLARQVLEVDSKVVDGVVNLTGLVTLGSGEGLKYFETGRAQFYALIVFGGVIALVVLFGSLG; encoded by the coding sequence ATGCCGTCAGCCGCCGAACTCGCCTGGTTGATTCCGGTGCTGCCCCTGGTGGGGGCTTGTATTACCGGGCTGGGGCTGATCAGCTTCAACCGCACCGTCAATCGGCTGCGCAAACCAGTGGCCTGGTTGCTGATTAGCTGCGTGGGCGCGGCTGCGGTGCTGAGTTACGCCGTATTGGCCCAGCAACTGGCGGGTGCACCGCCCACCGAAGTGCTGTTCAACTGGGCCAGCGCCGGCACCTTCAACCTGCAGATGGGCTTCCGGGTGGACGCCCTCGGCGCCGTGATGCTGTCGTTGGTGACCACCATCGCCGTGCTGGTGATGGTTTATTCCGATGGCTACATGGCCCATGACAAGGGCTATGTGCGCTTTTTCACCTACCTAGCCCTATTCAGCAGCTCGATGCTGGGCCTGGTGATCAGCCCCAACCTGCTCGAGATTTATGTGTTCTGGGAGCTGGTGGGCATGTGCTCCTACCTGCTTGTGGGCTTCTGGTACGACCGCGATGGCGCCGCCAATGCCGCCCAGAAAGCCTTTGTGGTGAACCGGGTTGGCGACTTCGGTCTGCTGCTGGGAATCCTGGGTCTGTTCTGGGCCACCGGCAGCTTCGGCTTTGAGGAAATTGGCAGCCGGCTGCAGGAGGCCGTGGCCGGCGGCAGCGTTTCCAACGCGGCGGCGATCCTGCTGTGTCTGCTGGTGTTCATGGGACCGATGGCGAAATCGGCCCAATTCCCCCTCCACGTCTGGCTGCCGGATGCGATGGAGGGCCCGACCCCCATTTCCGCCCTGATCCACGCCGCAACCATGGTGGCCGCCGGTGTGTTCCTAGTGGCCCGGTTGCAACCCGTTTACGAACCCTTCCCGGCAGTGCAGGCCACGATCGCCGTAGTGGGAACCATCACCCTGGTGCTGGGGGCCTCGATTGCCCTCACCCAGATGGATCTCAAGAAAGGTCTGGCCTACAGCACCGTTTCCCAGCTGGGTTACATGATGCTGGCCATGGGCTGCGGCGCTCCGGTGGCCGGCATGTTCCACCTGGTGACCCACGCCTTCTTTAAGGCGATGCTGTTTTTGGGGTCCGGCTCGGTGATCCACGCCATGGAAGAGGTGGTGGGACATGAGCCCGTGCTCGCCCAGGACATGCGCTTGATGGGTGGGCTGCGCAAATACATGCCGATCACCAGCAGCACCTTCCTGATTGGCTGCGTCGCCATCGCCGGCATTCCGCCCCTGGCTGGCTTCTGGAGCAAGGACGAGATTCTTGGCGTGGCGTTTGGTTCATTCCCCGTGCTCTGGGTGGCTGGCTTCATCACCGCCGGCATGACCGCCTTTTACATGTTCCGCCTCTACTTCCTCACCTTTGAGGGCGAGTTTCGCGGCAATGATCAGGCCATGCGGGCCCAACTGCTGGCTGAAGCAGGCAAAACCACCGACGACCAGGGCGATAGTCACGGTGACGACCATGGCCACGCCAGCCATCCGCACGAATCCGGCTGGCAGATGGCCATGCCCCTGGCCGTGCTGGCCGTGCCCTCTGTGCTGGTAGGCCTGCTTGGCACCCCCTGGAACAGCCGCTTTGGCAACCTGCTCGACCCCAAGGAGGCGGCCGAGGTGGCCGAACACTTCAGCTGGAGCGAATTCCTGCCCCTGGCCGGAGCCTCCGTGGGCATCTCGATCGCCGGCATCACCGTGGCCGTGCTGGCCTACGCGCTGCACAAAATCGACCTGGGCAAAGCCGTAGCCGCTCGCTTCCCCGCACTTAATGCCTTCCTGGCCAACAAGTGGTATCTCGATGCGATCAACGACAAGTTGTTCGTGCAGGGCAGCCGCAAACTGGCCCGCCAGGTGCTG
- a CDS encoding alpha/beta fold hydrolase yields MLAAGSPSSTDRVVLIHGFGASVGHWRHNLPALAPHARVLALDLLGFGASDKPGSRLAQEPPRQGAVQYCFDLWGRQVADAVRQLLLAEPGSGPEPPRVHLVGNSIGAMVALTAARLLLAEGFPPFQVILIDCAQRTLDDKRAAQLPGWERTSRPLVKQLVRQRWVIVPLFRLLAQPAFIRSVLARAYPSGAHVDDELVALLHRPSTDPGATESFRGFVNLFNDHLAPELLADLSAANPALPVRMIWGEADPWEDPAEARRWAEQYSCIQDLRVLPGLGHCPHDEAPELVNSILLEWIEGGATQRT; encoded by the coding sequence TTGCTTGCAGCCGGGTCGCCCAGCAGCACCGACCGGGTTGTGCTTATCCATGGTTTTGGGGCGTCTGTGGGCCATTGGCGCCACAACCTGCCGGCCCTCGCTCCCCATGCCCGGGTGCTCGCCCTCGACCTACTTGGTTTTGGCGCCAGCGATAAGCCTGGTTCCCGATTAGCTCAAGAGCCGCCAAGGCAGGGCGCTGTTCAGTACTGCTTCGACCTCTGGGGCCGCCAGGTGGCCGACGCGGTGCGGCAGCTGCTTCTGGCTGAACCCGGCAGCGGCCCTGAGCCCCCCCGCGTGCACCTGGTGGGCAACTCCATCGGCGCGATGGTGGCCCTCACCGCCGCCCGGTTGCTCCTGGCAGAGGGTTTCCCACCCTTTCAGGTGATCCTGATCGACTGTGCCCAGCGCACCCTCGACGACAAACGGGCGGCCCAGCTACCGGGCTGGGAGCGCACCAGTCGCCCCCTGGTGAAGCAGCTGGTGCGGCAGCGCTGGGTGATCGTGCCCCTGTTTCGCCTACTGGCCCAGCCGGCCTTCATTCGCAGCGTGCTGGCACGGGCCTACCCAAGTGGTGCTCACGTCGACGATGAGCTGGTAGCCCTGCTGCACCGGCCCAGCACCGATCCAGGGGCCACGGAAAGCTTTCGCGGCTTCGTCAACCTGTTTAACGACCACCTGGCCCCCGAGCTGCTGGCCGACCTAAGCGCCGCCAACCCAGCCCTGCCGGTGCGCATGATCTGGGGAGAAGCTGATCCCTGGGAGGATCCAGCCGAGGCACGCCGCTGGGCCGAGCAATACTCCTGCATTCAGGATCTACGCGTGCTACCGGGGCTAGGACACTGCCCCCACGACGAAGCACCTGAGTTGGTTAATTCAATTCTGTTGGAGTGGATCGAAGGCGGCGCTACTCAGCGCACCTGA
- a CDS encoding Ycf34 family protein encodes MCICVDCHWVDRCQAYHAVERQHGAPHICLEPDLSPSEPRIHVQVQDLPAGGVGVEWDVRACGSFQRDAGRWQRLCPGAALPR; translated from the coding sequence ATGTGCATCTGCGTGGATTGCCACTGGGTCGACCGCTGTCAGGCCTACCACGCGGTGGAGCGCCAGCACGGCGCACCCCACATCTGCCTGGAGCCCGATCTCAGCCCGAGCGAGCCACGCATTCACGTGCAGGTGCAGGATCTTCCCGCAGGTGGGGTGGGAGTGGAGTGGGACGTGCGCGCCTGCGGCAGTTTTCAGCGGGATGCGGGCCGTTGGCAGCGGCTCTGCCCCGGCGCAGCCCTGCCGCGATGA
- a CDS encoding RNA recognition motif domain-containing protein, which translates to MSIRLYVGNLPQTFDAKELEALFSAVGEGVRFKAVNDRDTGACRGFGFANVEDQKTAETVIEQLNGKDFGGNAMRIEISERKDSRSPAPGERRPGSAAPTAARKAVNKVVHADNVDSEAPDPRWAGELAKLKDLLANQKAAV; encoded by the coding sequence ATGAGCATTCGCCTCTACGTCGGCAACCTGCCGCAGACCTTTGATGCCAAGGAGCTCGAGGCTCTGTTCAGTGCCGTGGGTGAAGGAGTGCGTTTCAAGGCCGTCAACGACCGCGACACCGGCGCATGCCGCGGCTTCGGCTTTGCCAACGTCGAAGATCAAAAGACTGCCGAAACGGTGATCGAGCAGCTCAACGGCAAGGATTTCGGCGGCAACGCCATGCGCATCGAAATCTCTGAGCGCAAGGACAGCCGCAGCCCTGCCCCCGGCGAGCGTCGCCCCGGCAGCGCCGCTCCCACCGCTGCCCGCAAGGCCGTCAACAAGGTTGTGCACGCCGACAACGTCGATAGCGAAGCTCCCGATCCCCGCTGGGCCGGCGAACTGGCCAAGCTCAAGGACCTGCTGGCTAACCAGAAGGCTGCTGTCTGA
- the tsaB gene encoding tRNA (adenosine(37)-N6)-threonylcarbamoyltransferase complex dimerization subunit type 1 TsaB produces the protein MAAVLALHSSSEVLGVGVRWLDGPSALAGSTVVRAFPLGRELSNQLFSCVEQLLPAEQWPQLSRLAVATGPGGFTGTRLTVVLARTLAQQLQLPLDGVGSFLLVARRLGIGEPTWLVQELPRRGVVAGLYAPAGPDGAIIELQAPRLFAPDTPLPPGPQLSAAALLPNDVEQLLELSVQAADQGLAAPWQPVLPSYPTSPVAGL, from the coding sequence ATGGCTGCCGTTTTGGCCTTGCATAGCTCCAGCGAGGTGCTGGGCGTAGGAGTCCGCTGGCTCGACGGGCCAAGCGCTCTGGCGGGCAGCACTGTGGTGCGCGCCTTTCCCCTGGGCCGCGAGCTCTCCAATCAGCTGTTCAGCTGCGTTGAGCAGCTATTGCCCGCTGAGCAGTGGCCCCAGCTCAGCCGCCTGGCGGTGGCTACTGGTCCAGGCGGGTTTACCGGCACCCGACTCACGGTGGTGCTGGCCCGCACCCTGGCCCAGCAGCTGCAGTTACCCCTCGATGGGGTGGGCAGCTTTTTACTGGTGGCCCGGCGGCTGGGGATTGGTGAGCCAACTTGGCTGGTGCAGGAGCTGCCGCGCCGCGGCGTGGTGGCTGGGCTTTATGCCCCTGCTGGCCCAGATGGAGCCATCATCGAGCTCCAGGCGCCCCGACTGTTTGCTCCAGATACGCCCTTGCCGCCGGGTCCCCAGCTGTCCGCCGCGGCCCTACTGCCCAACGACGTTGAGCAATTGCTGGAGCTAAGCGTGCAGGCGGCAGATCAGGGCCTGGCCGCTCCCTGGCAGCCCGTGTTGCCCTCCTACCCAACTTCGCCGGTGGCGGGGCTCTGA
- a CDS encoding DUF3172 domain-containing protein produces the protein MSRSRYSSDRYAGERPDEGRPPGGRYAEDAYERGGRRNEPRRPAGGGNKGGPGGPGGTGPFQFNVGTLAILAGVLVVGIGIGTAISSTTQGDQGNIASSQQLDMAVPDPEFCRQWGASAFVMDIELYTTMNPSSSFVTQPELKAGCVIRRENWSVLQKEGAVTNEQMRQCKQRMNTFAYTGSVKDKPIVRCVYQTDTSQNKFLTKGVADDTVGVTPEADQF, from the coding sequence GTGAGCCGCTCCCGCTACAGCTCAGATCGCTACGCCGGTGAGCGCCCGGATGAGGGTCGTCCCCCCGGAGGGCGTTACGCAGAGGATGCCTATGAGCGGGGCGGTCGCCGCAATGAGCCCAGGCGGCCGGCCGGGGGCGGCAATAAAGGCGGCCCTGGTGGCCCTGGCGGCACGGGCCCCTTTCAGTTCAACGTGGGCACCCTGGCCATCCTGGCTGGGGTGCTGGTGGTGGGCATCGGCATAGGCACCGCCATCTCCAGCACCACCCAGGGCGACCAGGGCAACATCGCCAGTAGCCAGCAGCTCGACATGGCGGTGCCCGATCCGGAGTTCTGCCGCCAGTGGGGTGCCAGTGCCTTCGTAATGGACATTGAGCTGTACACAACCATGAACCCCAGCTCGAGTTTTGTGACTCAGCCGGAGCTCAAGGCCGGCTGCGTTATCCGCCGGGAAAACTGGAGCGTGTTGCAGAAAGAAGGCGCCGTAACCAACGAACAGATGCGCCAGTGCAAGCAGCGCATGAACACCTTCGCCTACACCGGCTCAGTGAAAGACAAGCCAATCGTGCGCTGCGTTTACCAAACAGACACCAGCCAAAACAAGTTCCTTACCAAGGGCGTAGCTGATGACACGGTGGGTGTCACCCCCGAAGCCGATCAGTTCTGA
- a CDS encoding LysR family transcriptional regulator, with protein MADLPFTLDQLRILRAIASEGSFKKAADSLYVTQPAVSLQIQNLEKQLSVSLFDRGGRKAQLTEAGHLLLSYCDRILSQCQEACRALEDLHNLRGGSLIVGASQTTGTYLMPRMIGLFRQKYPEVAVQLQVHSTRRTGWSVANGQVDLAIIGGELPTELCELLQVVPYASDELALVLPVKHPLARLPELTKDDLYRLGFVCLDAQSTTRKMVDQLLARSGLDVGRLKIEMELNSFEAIKNAVQSGLGAAFLPVVSIERELSAGSLHRPQVADLLVRRQLKLITHPARYCSRAADAFRKEVLPVFASPDSPLRRPLQQQEALTQN; from the coding sequence ATGGCAGACCTGCCTTTCACTCTTGATCAGCTCCGCATCCTGCGGGCCATCGCCTCTGAGGGGAGCTTCAAGAAGGCCGCAGACAGCCTTTATGTGACTCAGCCGGCGGTGAGCCTGCAGATTCAGAATCTGGAGAAGCAGCTCAGCGTCAGCCTGTTTGATCGGGGCGGGCGCAAGGCCCAGCTCACAGAGGCCGGCCACCTGCTGCTCAGCTACTGCGACCGAATCCTGAGCCAGTGCCAGGAGGCCTGCCGGGCTCTGGAAGACCTGCACAACCTGCGCGGCGGCTCGCTCATAGTTGGCGCCAGCCAGACCACCGGCACCTATTTAATGCCGCGAATGATTGGGCTGTTTCGCCAGAAGTACCCCGAAGTGGCGGTGCAGTTGCAGGTTCACAGCACCCGCCGCACCGGCTGGAGCGTTGCCAATGGCCAGGTGGATCTGGCGATCATCGGCGGCGAGCTTCCAACGGAGCTTTGTGAGCTGCTGCAGGTGGTGCCCTATGCCAGCGATGAGCTGGCCCTGGTGCTGCCGGTGAAGCATCCGCTGGCCCGCCTGCCCGAGCTCACTAAAGACGACCTCTACCGGCTGGGCTTTGTCTGCCTTGATGCCCAGTCGACCACCCGCAAAATGGTCGATCAGCTGCTGGCCCGCTCCGGGCTGGATGTGGGCAGGCTCAAGATCGAGATGGAGCTCAATTCCTTTGAGGCGATCAAAAACGCCGTTCAGTCGGGTCTTGGGGCCGCCTTCCTGCCGGTGGTCTCAATTGAGCGGGAGCTCTCGGCTGGCAGCCTGCATCGCCCCCAGGTGGCCGACCTGCTCGTGCGCCGCCAGCTGAAGCTGATCACCCATCCAGCCCGCTATTGCTCCCGGGCTGCCGATGCCTTCCGCAAGGAGGTGCTGCCCGTGTTTGCCAGCCCCGATAGCCCCCTGCGCCGGCCGTTGCAGCAGCAGGAGGCTCTTACTCAGAACTGA